The sequence ACTGCGGTGATCGGTCGTAGCGAAACCGGTAACGTCAAATTGCTCGCTTATGGCGATGTCGCTTCGCTTGGGATGAACGCCGGTGTAATCACCGATGTAAAAAAAACGACCGATGTGTTACAAGCGTCGCTGTATCAAGTTCAGCAAAAGCTTGGCGCGAGTGGTTCGATTCGTGTTGCGATTATCGGTATAGGAGGTAACGATATCATTGCCTCACCGACCGATTCTCATTTGACGTTAAGTAAAAAATGGCTGGGAAAATCTCAGACGATTTCTTTTGAAGACTTGTATCGCTTAAAGGAACATCACCATCACGTCTTCATTTCCAGTGAGTACCAGCAACTTGATTTAATTCCGATGGGTTACTCGGTCGATGGTACTAATTGGTTAAGTTCGCCGGTCGGACTCGAAGCGCAGAACCTTTTTGGCAGATACTTATCGCTTGCGGCGCGCAAGGAAGCGGTCGATGTTGTCAACGATTGCTGTAAGCGAGCAACTGTGAGCATCAAGAGTACAGTCTATGCTCCAGCAACGATGGATCGTGTCGCGTTGGAACCGACTGAGAAACATTTCGGGACAATTGTTATCGATATCGGTTATTCGACTACCAATGTCCTATTCATTAAGGAAGGGGTTTGGCAATACGCCTTCCCGGTGCAATACGGATCACGCGACATCACAT is a genomic window of bacterium containing:
- the ftsA gene encoding cell division protein FtsA; this translates as MTTEPEKNSIDTGSFLSDQQEEEMVATVAIDIGTSRIRTAVIGRSETGNVKLLAYGDVASLGMNAGVITDVKKTTDVLQASLYQVQQKLGASGSIRVAIIGIGGNDIIASPTDSHLTLSKKWLGKSQTISFEDLYRLKEHHHHVFISSEYQQLDLIPMGYSVDGTNWLSSPVGLEAQNLFGRYLSLAARKEAVDVVNDCCKRATVSIKSTVYAPATMDRVALEPTEKHFGTIVIDIGYSTTNVLFIKEGVWQYAFPVQYGSRDITSDISQMCEVPLDTANDLKKKYGATKPVSYWDDMGKPVAPELIPVPGNREIDPDYLYRVVVARCEEIFDVAMDELYMRANRAVEEPVVLSGGGAMLPGLVEFAQRYLKRPVRLAKPSGIQDLAGEALTPAAINVLGMAMYGFELTSLNPQNPISRLFDWVNGS